The proteins below come from a single Metarhizium brunneum chromosome 1, complete sequence genomic window:
- the wbpA_1 gene encoding UDP-N-acetyl-D-glucosamine 6-dehydrogenase, whose amino-acid sequence MMKNPLSAPFELESSSFQTPAAVVSDECATAFDLDNRIHYDLTPPGEKAEFEQEVLPVTDPISVTTQPLVAIIGVGYVGQHLAQVFSRAYNVLGYDISEFRIHHLKKTFESNDRVSFSSSPSAMSQATHFLISVPTLLLPDKRIDSSFLRNALSTVAQIARPGSTVIIESSVAVGMTREYLGPLARNRGLFAGMSPERVDPGRTEPPAHAIPKIISGLDDEVPGSLAAIHELYSRVFDQVTPVSSPEVAEMTKLYENCQRMVCIAYANEMADACVSHGIDPFEVCGAAATKPFGYITLMPGLGVGGHCIPVNPYYLFSNNSFPILRAACEKMTRRPGEIAERVVTRLCRRLPFCRPRILVVGMGFKPGQAHLINSPGLELAKSLVLADKVEVSWVDPLVSQESIPQIPRFDERDWSVASLEASFELIIVAFRQSGLNFELLGQLRNVEVDMWCR is encoded by the coding sequence TTCGAGCTTGAAAGCTCTTCTTTTCAGACTCCGGCAGCTGTTGTATCCGACGAATGCGCCACTGCATTTGACCTTGACAATCGCATTCACTATGATCTGACGCCTCCTGGTGAAAAGGCCGAATTCGAGCAAGAGGTGTTGCCAGTCACGGATCCCATCTCCGTCACAACGCAACCTCTAGTAGCCATCATCGGTGTCGGCTACGTTGGACAACACCTTGCTCAAGTCTTTTCAAGAGCGTACAATGTTCTCGGATACGACATTTCCGAATTCAGAATCCATCATCTCAAGAAAACCTTTGAGAGCAACGACAGAGTGAGCttttcatcatcgccatcagcAATGAGCCAGGCCACACATTTCCTCATATCAGTGCCAACGCTCCTGCTACCAGACAAGCGCATCGACTCGTCGTTTCTCCGCAACGCACTGTCCACAGTCGCCCAGATCGCGCGGCCAGGATCAACAGTCATCATCGAGAGttccgtcgccgtcggcatgACGCGCGAATATCTCGGACCGCTCGCGAGGAACAGGGGCCTCTTTGCAGGCATGTCGCCCGAGAGAGTTGACCCCGGCCGGACAGAGCCTCCCGCACACGCCATACCCAAGATCATCTCCGGCCTGGACGACGAGGTCCCGGGCTCGCTGGCCGCCATACACGAGCTCTACTCCAGGGTCTTTGACCAGGTGACTCCCGTGTCGAGCCCAGAGGTGGCCGAGATGACGAAGCTGTACGAGAACTGCCAGCGAATGGTGTGCATTGCCTACGCAAATGAAATGGCGGATGCTTGCGTCTCGCACGGCATCGACCCGTTTGAAGTGTGCGGTGCGGCTGCGACCAAGCCCTTTGGCTATATTACTCTTAtgcctggccttggggtAGGAGGCCATTGTATCCCCGTCAATCCCTACTACCTGTTTTCCAATAACAGCTTCCCCATTCTACGGGCGGCGTGTGAGAAAATGACGCGCCGGCCGGGGGAAATTGCAGAGCGGGTGGTGACGAGGCTGTGTAGACGGCTGCCCTTTTGTCGGCCGCGCATCTTGGTGGTTGGTATGGGTTTCAAGCCAGGACAGGCTCATCTGATAAACTCCCCTGGGTTGGAGTTGGCAAAGAGCTTGGTCCTGGCGGACAAGGTCGAAGTCAGTTGGGTCGATCCTCTTGTTTCTCAAGAGTCCATCCCTCAGATTCCCAGGTTCGACGAAAGGGACTGGTCCGTTGCTTCATTGGAGGCGAGCTTTGAGTTGATAATAGTTGCCTTCAGGCAGAGTGGTCTGAATTTTGAGCTGCTGGGACAGCTGCGAAATGTCGAGGTCGACATGTGGTGTCGGTGA
- the gloL_0 gene encoding Highly reducing polyketide synthase gloL, protein MDAAPDSAKPVAIIGMGFRLPSGISTDAQYWDLLINKKNGRCRVPATRYNVDGFSGGKTQTQFLATEYGYFLQTELSNIDPSFFSMKPAEATLLDPQLRLLLEVAWECMESAGQTHKLVGSDTGVFVGVFGEDWHNMLHRDDLMPNTCRVLSAGDYALSNMLSHHMTIRTACSSSLSGLHIACQSLNSGDCSAAMVLGSSLIMDPSMTLDMSAQGVLAPDGQCKIFDTLADGFARAEAVNAILLKPLEAAIRDGDPIRAVIRSTAVNSDGKTQHVGTPSAEAQHSLILRAYQSAGIDDLSKTPFVECHGTGTMKGDPIETTAVGKAFGTRGTYIGSVKPNLGHGEGAAALTSVIKCVLALENKTIPPNVNFVTPNPRIPFEEYNLQVPGEPVPWPEGRCQRISINSFGFGGANGHVILDSAASFAAYCGAARQRYSSSDSDSLEHGLSHSDENFLSLSLPASVSSQSSDCDSTVPEEFPRIVVLSARSEESIKRRIAAFEAYMTNSPPAINDIAYTLGMRTAHMSHRAFAIHHNDIHQALQFSVGKKIITGKEKETKVAFVFTGQGAQWSGMGRELVHSSATFREDIRNMDKVLQSLPTAPKWTLEDVLCRDDEAETLSCHIAELAQPLCTAIQVALVNFLRKCGIKPSAVVGHSSGEIAAAYAAGAIDYSEAILCSYFRGLVTTKLQSDGSMAAIGLGRDHVTAHLVDGAQIACENSPKSVSISGNSEAVCKTMENIEAVNKDTFMRKLKVQVAYHSPQMSPVATKYEEMMKPYHTGTKAWKCPFYSSLYGKLADPKMGLGPLYWKDNMVSPVLFFSATRQLLDDLPEITAMVEIGPHPALQGPVRQIIESKSPQPSVTYLGTLVRDKPAHDAVLTTLGRLYTMGHDIDFSFLNPGGSVVADLPRYSWDHKRYTWTESRLSKHWRMRQFAHHELLGIRCTTPSEFDATWRNVFRHYDIPWLKDHMLNSDIVFPAAGYVAMMGEAIRQLLGSEAYILEDVLVKAALIVPEAEPVEIMTTMRPFRLSGLSNSSTWYELSICSLCADTWVEHCVARGKARSEGGNGNSKQTTTAPLQRQVNEDCFYNRLQYLGFCYGPHFRRLRELTADTDRQHAVGAVTDTTNKNEAFYALHPTTIDLALQLSALAACQGIGRRLDILAVPVELKHIMVCPGGPELVLDAVTDTDNNTASILAMSEDTGKTALEIRDGRFLPFNNGGLQKQEPLHAAHVEWLPDLDLYDKIDFARTNGNSRKVNKTLDHATAVVVVQMLHELDSLGIDAATTPGDLPKYIAWLREEKNKYTQDEELASLFSLSSKTRIEMLDSLRRQVQDDDDETSLALANMYVRLATSENIAAIFTGSIKPLQICLDDKGLESFYVNGQSLVSPRDFLRLCTHSKPTLSVLEIGAGTGATTEAMLQGLVAEDGRRVYSKYVFTDISSGFFVSARDKFAKWDGVAYQVLDIESDPAAQGFELQSFDLIVASNVLHVTSNLHKSLLNVRSLLKPGGRLILQELVAPPNWRCIPFLTGLLPGWWAEKEDSREAGPLVSVQRWNTELLSAGFSGTDIVKLDDEHPYSITAHMTSTALAEVKEPLGLTFLYRQVRHEFACKLAEKLHLLGHQVQWVQLGSEENDTKAESTGCDIISTIELEGSSFMDDISEADYGHMMKLLARHKRGILWLTRPAQFACETPGYGATTGLMRCARTEVGLDCWTAEIEDLDDTALDSVFALSRKFCQRGPMDRGVDAEYAVRRDGVVYVPRFHLESTENELQQLSGDDVAKQLVIGQLGSVDTLHWVTHTEHLDLAPDEVEVDIRFVGLNFKDLLTTMGILHGQKDSLGLECSGVVTRKGSAVDTVNVGDRVCAMGSGLIRTRKCFPSKLIIQIPDDMTLEQAATLPVVYATVVHAIVNIGRLRKGQSILIHSAAGGVGQAAIYMCRAIGAEVYVTAGTEEKVQFLMETHQIPREHIFDSRSDRFLDGVMGITDGRGVDLVLNSLAGDLLQASWCCVAKHGKMLEIGKRDILEHGRLAMDMFQGNRAYCGIDLSAMDEEQVTELMGQCFNLRYKQHLKPIEPVQTFGPDQISEAFKLMKKGHHMGKLVIAIPENGSKIPAKTSDKSKLFSDKPTYLLVGGLGGLGREVARWMIEKGAKSLCFLSPSAGSNQHAAFIKELESQGCRITAIAGDVSEMQDVERAISASPSPIGGVMQLSMVLRDCALIETTYQDWKAVQNPKVKGTWNLHRALINTKLKFFILFSSIAGLLGHPDQGSYASANTFLDSYCHYRHGLGLPCSVIDLGGVDGIGALAVKSNKISHFNSLGLFLLQQDHVMEAIEIALHTSAPTSLTVLPRPVGGFTWKPQIAIGLASARASSIPVNLQLFKSDVRFGEYVNLAVDEDQREVKKEAMLREVLDQVEADPSVLDTPGTLDRLSLAIGSTLFEYLSLSENEMDIHAPLESIGVDSLVSIEIRNWWRRTIGLEITASEIVKAGSIEGLGKLLVTGLRKKYNKGSDLPSDAANKASS, encoded by the exons TGACGGCTTCAGCGGCGGCAAAACGCAGACCCAGTTCCTTGCCACGGAGTATGGCTACTTTCTGCAGACGGAGCTTTCCAACATTGAcccgtccttcttctccatgaAGCCGGCCGAGGCGACGTTGCTGGATCCTCAAttgaggctgctgttggaAGTTGCCTGGGAGTGTATGGAGAGCGCGGGCCAGACGCACAAGCTTGTTGGATCCGACACTGGCGTCTTTGTCGGCGTTTTTGGGGAAGACTGGCACAATATGCTGCATCGAGACGACCTGATGCCCAACACATGTAGAGTGCTGAGTGCGGGCGATTATGCGCTATCCAACATGCTGTCCCATCA CATGACAATACGAACGGCCTGTTCGTCTTCCCTTTCAGGACTTCACATTGCTTGCCAGTCTCTCAACAGCGGCGACTgctcggcggcgatggtGTTGGGTTCGAGTCTCATCATGGACCCGTCCATGACCTTGGACATGTCGGCACAGGGTGTCCTTGCCCCCGATGGTCAATGCAAAATATTCGATACCCTCGCAGACGGCTTTGCACGCGCAGAAGCAGTTAATGCTATACTACTCAAGCCCCTGGAAGCGGCTATCCGGGATGGTGACCCGATTCGAGCTGTTATTCGCTCCACGGCCGTCAACTCGGACGGCAAAACACAGCATGTGGGCACGCCCAGCGCCGAGGCCCAACATTCCTTGATATTACGAGCCTATCAATCGGCAGGTATCGACGATCTCTCCAAGACACCATTTGTGGAATGCCATGGCACGGGTACCATGAAGGGTGATCCAATAGAAACGACGGCCGTGGGAAAGGCTTTTGGTACCCGGGGGACCTACATCGGCTCT GTCAAGCCAAACTTGGGCCATGGAGAGGGAGCAGCAGCCCTGACAAGCGTCATCAAATGTGTCCTGGCACTGGAGAATAAGACGATACCACCTAATGTCAATTTCGTCACACCAAACCCAAGAA TTCCTTTTGAAGAGTACAATCTTCAAGTGCCGGGAGAGCCTGTTCCTTGGCCGGAGGGCCGGTGCCAGAGAATCAGCATCAATTCCTTCGGATTTGGCGGTGCCAACGGGCAT GTTATTCTCGACTCTGCTGCTTCATTTGCGGCCTACTGCGGCGCTGCCCGTCAACGGTACAGCAGCTCAGACAGCGATAGCCTCGAACATGGGCTCTCGCACTCGGACGAAAATTTTTTGAGCCTTAGCCTACCTGCCAGCGTCTCTTCCCAAAGCTCTGACTGCGACTCTACTGTCCCAGAG GAGTTCCCGCGCATCGTTGTCCTTTCTGCGCGTAGTGAAGAGTCCATCAAGAGACGAATTGCGGCGTTTGAGGCTTACATGACAAACTCGCCGCCTGCAATAAATGATATCGCCTACACTCTTGGGATGCGGACAGCACACATGTCTCATCGAGCGTTTGCTATTCACCACAACGACATTCATCAGGCACTGCAATTCAGCGTCGGAAAAAAGATTATCacaggaaaagaaaaggagaccAAGGTTGCCTTTGTCTTTACCGGCCAAGGCGCGCAGTGGTCGGGCATGGGAAGGGAACTCGTTCACTCCTCAGCGACGTTCCGCGAGGACATACGAAATATGGACAAGGTTTTGCAATCGTTACCTACGGCACCGAAATGGACATTGGAAG ATGTTTTATGCCGTGACGATGAAGCAGAAACACTGTCCTGTCACATTGCTGAACTTGCGCAGCCTCTTTGTACCGCCATCCAGGTTGCCTTGGTGAATTTCCTGAGAAAATGTGGCATCAAGCCAAGTGCTGTTGTCGGGCACTCGAGTGGCGAGATCGCCGCTGCTTACGCAGCCGGAGCAATCGACTATTCTGAGGCCATTCTGTGCTCTTACTTTCGCGGCCTCGTAACCACCAAACTACAATCCGATGGGAGCATGGCTGCCATTGGGCTGGGACGGGACCATGTGACGGCTCATCTCGTAGATGGTGCGCAAATTGCGTGCGAGAACAGCCCCAAGAGTGTGAGCATATCGGGCAATTCTGAAGCCGTATGCAAGACTATGGAGAATATAGAGGCCGTAAACAAGGACACGTTTATGCGAAAGCTCAAAGTCCAGGTTGCGTATCATTCCC CCCAGATGAGCCCAGTCGCCACCAAATATGAGGAGATGATGAAACCATACCATACTGGCACCAAAGCTTGGAAGTGTCCATTCTACTCCTCCCTGTATGGCAAGCTTGCCGATCCCAAAATGGGGCTTGGTCCATTGTATTGGAAAGACAACATGGTGTCTCCAGTACTCTTCTTTTCTGCGACACGCCAACTCCTCGACGACCTGCCCGAGATAACCGCCATGGTGGAAATCGGGCCACATCCGGCTCTCCAAGGGCCTGTACGCCAAATCATCGAATCCAAGTCTCCGCAGCCATCCGTCACTTATCTTGGTACGCTTGTCAGAGACAAACCCGCACACGATGCCGTTCTCACCACGCTAGGCCGGCTGTATACAATGGGCCATGATATTGACTTTTCCTTTCTAAACCCTGGCGGTTCTGTGGTGGCAGATTTGCCACGCTACTCTTGGGACCACAAACGATATACGTGGACAGAGAGTCGTCTTTCCAAGCACTGGAGAATGCGGCAGTTTGCTCATCACGAGCTGCTGGGTATACGTTGCACGACGCCGTCCGAATTCGACGCAACATGGAGAAACGTGTTCCGCCACTACGACATCCCGTGGCTCAAGGACCACATGCTGAATTCAGACATTGTGTTCCCGGCGGCTGGCTATGTCGCAATGATGGGCGAGGCCATACGGCAGCTCCTGGGCTCGGAAGCGTACATCCTCGAAGATGTCCTTGTCAAGGCGGCCTTGATAGTGCCGGAGGCAGAGCCGGTGGAAATAATGACAACCATGCGTCCATTTAGACTCTCTGGATTGAGTAACTCGTCTACCTGGTACGAGTTGTCCATTTGCTCCTTGTGCGCCGATACATGGGTTGAGCACTGCGTCGCCCGCGGCAAGGCCAGGAGCGAGGGCGGAAACGGCAACAGCAAACAAACAACGACGGCACCCCTGCAGCGCCAGGTGAATGAGGACTGCTTTTATAACCGGCTCCAATACCTCGGTTTCTGTTATGGGCCGCATTTTCGGCGACTGCGAGAGCTTACAGCCGACACCGATAGGCAGCACGCTGTGGGTGCTGTGACTGACACAACGAACAAGAACGAAGCCTTTTACGCGTTGCATCCGACCACGATCGACTTGGCTCTTCAACTAAGCGCTTTAGCTGCCTGCCAAGGTATCGGGAGACGTCTCGACATACTAGCTGTACCCGTGGAACTGAAGCACATCATGGTGTGCCCTGGCGGGCCGGAGCTTGTGCTTGACGCAGTCACGGACACGGACAACAACACGgcaagcatcttggccatgtcagAAGACACGGGGAAAACCGCTTTGGAAATTCGAGACGGCAGGTTTCTGCCGTTCAATAACGGCGGTCTGCAGAAACAGGAGCCCCTTCATGCGGCGCACGTGGAGTGGCTACCGGATCTGGACTTGTACGACAAAATCGACTTCGCGAGAACAAATGGCAACAGCAGGAAGGTGAACAAGACGCTGGACCATGCTACCGCAGTTGTTGTCGTTCAAATGCTCCACGAGCTGGACTCGCTCGGAATTGACGCCGCAACAACGCCAGGCGACCTCCCAAAGTATATCGCTTGGTTGAgggaggagaagaacaagtaCACCCAAGACGAGGAACTTGCAAGTTTATTTTCCCTCTCGTCCAAGACGAGAATAGAGATGCTCGACTCCCTGCGGAGACAAGtacaagacgacgacgatgaaaCCAGTCTTGCCTTGGCAAATATGTATGTCAGGCTCGCCACGAGTGAGAACATTGCGGCGATTTTCACGGGAAGCATCAAGCCCTTGCAAATATGCCTGGATGACAAGGGGCTGGAGAGCTTTTACGTCAATGGCCAGAGTCTGGTCTCGCCCAGGGATTTCCTCAGACTGTGCACTCATTCCAAGCCGACTCTGTCTGTTCTCGAGATTGGCGCGGGGACAGGAGCGACCACGGAGGCCATGTTGCAAGGTCTAGTGGCCGAGGATGGGAGGCGAGTATACTCCAAATACGTCTTTACTGACATTTCCAGCGGGTTTTTTGTCTCTGCCAGGGATAAATTTGCCAAATGGGACGGTGTCGCGTACCAAGTGCTTGATATTGAAAGCGATCCAGCTGCGCAGGGCTTTGAGTTGCAATCATTCGACCTTATTGTTGCTTCCAAC GTATTGCATGTGACATCTAATCTTCATAAATCATTGCTCAATGTCCGATCACTGTTGAAGCCCGGAGGACGGCTAATCCTCCAGGAACTGGTAGCGC CTCCCAACTGGCGATGCATCCCTTTCCTCACG GGCCTTCTACCGGGATGGTGGGCAGAGAAAGAAGACAGTCGCGAGGCAGGGCCCCTAGTTTCCGTCCAACGATGGAATACGGAGCTCCTTTCTGCCGGGTTCAGCGGCACAGATATTGTCAAGCTCGACGATGAGCACCCTTACTCCATCACCGCTCACATGACCAGCACTGCACTCGCCGAGGTGAAAGAACCGCTGGGGTTGACGTTTCTCTACAGGCAGGTTCGGCATGAATTTGCTTGTAAACTGGCCGAGAAGCTTCACCTTCTGGGTCACCAAGTGCAGTGGGTGCAGTTGGGCTCTGAAGAGAACGACACAAAGGCAGAGTCTACTGGCTGTGACATCATTTCCACTATAGAGCTGGAGGGCAGCTCGTTCATGGACGACATTTCAGAAGCCGACTATGGACACATGATGAAGCTTCTTGCCCGCCACAAACGGGGAATTCTCTGGTTGACTCGACCGGCACAGTTTGCCTGCGAAACACCCGGCTATGGCGCCACCACGGGACTGATGCGATGCGCCCGCACTGAAGTTGGGCTGGACTGCTGGACAGCCGAGATTGAAGACTTGGATGACACTGCTTTAGATTCCGTCTTTGCGCTTTCTCGCAAGTTCTGCCAGCGAGGACCGATGGATCGGGGCGTAGATGCCGAGTATGCCGTTCGGCGCGATGGTGTTGTATACGTTCCTCGATTCCACTTGGAATCGACGGAGAACGAGCTCCAACAGCTATCCGGCGACGACGTTGCCAAGCAGCTAGTCATTGGGCAACTCGGATCGGTCGATACGCTCCACTGGGTAACACATACAGAACATTTGGACCTGGCACCCGACGAGGTAGAGGTGGATATTCGTTTTGTTGGGTTGAATTTCAAG GATCTTCTTACAACCATGGGTATTCTTCACGGCCAGAAAGATTCTCTCGGTTTGGAATGTAGCGGCGTGGTTACTCGCAAAGGATCAGCCGTCGATACTGTCAATGTCGGCGACCGCGTTTGTGCCATGGGCTCGGGTCTGATAAGAACGCGGAAATGCTTTCCTTCAAAGCTCATCATACAGATCCCAGATGACATGACGCTCGAGCAAGCTGCCACGTTGCCAGTCGTGTACGCAACGGTAGTACATGCAATTGTCAACATTGGCCGCCTGCGAAAAGGACAG TCCATTTTAATCCATTCCGCGGCCGGTGGTGTAGGCCAGGCCGCCATCTACATGTGCCGAGCTATCGGCGCCGAG GTTTATGTCACCGCCGGGACAGAAGAGAAGGTTCAGTTTCTCATGGAAACGCATCAAATTCCCCGTGAACACATTTTTGACTCGCGGAGCGACCGtttcctcgacggcgtcaTGGGAATAACCGACGGCAGAGGAGTTGATCTGGTACTCAACTCATTGGCAGGTGATCTCCTCCAAGCCTCGTGGTGTTGTGTTGCAAAACACGGCAAGATGCTCGAAATCGGAAAGCGAGATATACTGGAGCATGGGAGACTCGCCATGGACATGTTTCAAGGCAACCGAGCATACTGTGGCATCGATCTCTCTGCCATGGACGAGGAGCAAGTTACCGA GTTGATGGGCCAATGCTTCAACCTGAGATACAAGCAACATCTAAAGCCCATCGAGCCTGTTCAAACCTTTGGGCCGGACCAGATTTCTGAAGCGTTCAAGCTCATGAAAAAGGGTCACCACATGGGCAAGTTGGTCATAGCCATTCCGGAAAACGGGTCGAAAATACCAGCCAAAACCTCGGACAAGTCAAAACTGTTTTCCGACAAGCCCACATATCTCCTGGTCGGCGGTCTTGGAGGACTCGGCAGAGAGGTGGCCCGGTGGATGATAGAGAAGGGGGCCAAAAGCCTCTGCTTTCTATCTCCCTCTGCTGGTAGCAATCAGCATGCGGCATTCATAAAGGAATTGGAGTCGCAAGGGTGTAGAATTACGGCCATAGCAGGAGATGTCTCAGAGATGCAGGATGTCGAGAGGGCCATCAGCGCGTCGCCATCACCGATTGGAGGCGTCATGCAGCTTTCTATGGTGTTGAGG GACTGTGCCTTGATAGAAACGACATACCAGGACTGGAAAGCCGTACAGAATCCCAAGGTCAAGGGAACCTGGAACCTGCACCGCGCTCTTATCAACACCAAGCTTAAattcttcatcttgttcagcTCCATTGCAGGTCTACTCGGGCATCCTGACCAAGGAAGCTACGCCTCGGCAAATACATTCCTCGACTCATACTGTCACTACCGCCACGGGCTGGGGCTCCCTTGCTCAGTCATCGATCTCGGCGGagtcgacggcatcggcgcccTCGCTGTCAAGTCCAACAAAATCAGCCATTTCAACTCGTTGggcttgtttcttcttcagcaagACCATGTGATGGAGGCTATAGAAATCGCACTGCACACGTCTGCCCCTACGTCACTGACAGTATTGCCCAGGCCTGTTGGTGGGTTTACTTGGAAGCCTCAGATCGCCATCGGGCTCGCCTCTGCCCGCGCATCCTCAATTCCTGTAAACCTACAGTTATTCAAGTCTGATGTGCGTTTTGGCGAATATGTCAACCTCGCCGTCGATGAAGATCAAAGAGAAGtgaaaaaagaagcaatGTTGCGCGAAGTCCTTGACCAAGTTGAAGCTGATCCATCGGTGCTCGACACCCCGGGCACCCTAGATCGACTCTCtttggccattggcagcaCACTTTTTGAGTATCTGTCGCTGTCAGAGAATGAAATGGACATCCACGCACCACTTGAATCTATTGGTGTAGATTCGCTCGTGAGTATTGAGATCCGTAACTGGTGGCGGAGGACGATCGGATTAGAGATAACTGCTTCCGAGATTGTGAAGGCGGGCAGCATTGAGGGACTGGGTAAGTTGTTAGTTACAGGTCTAAGGAAAAAGTACAACAAGGGGTCAGATCTGCCATCAGATGCTGCAAACAAGGCATCATCTTGA